Proteins found in one Muntiacus reevesi chromosome 2, mMunRee1.1, whole genome shotgun sequence genomic segment:
- the CYP26A1 gene encoding cytochrome P450 26A1, whose product MGLPALLASALCTFVLPLLLFLAAIKLWDLYCVSSRDRSSALPLPPGTMGFPFFGETLQMVLQRRKFLQMKRRKYGFIYKTHLFGRPTVRVMGADNVRRILLGEHRLVSVHWPASVRTILGSGCLSNLHDSSHKQRKKVIMQAFSREALQCYVPVIAEEVGNYLEQWLGCGERGLLVYPQVKRLMFRIAMRILLGCESRVASGGEDEQQLVEAFEEMTRNLFSLPIDVPFSGLYRGLKARDLIHARIEENIRAKIRRLRAAEAGGGCKDALQLLIEHSWERGEKLDMQALKQSSTELLFGGHETTASAATSLITYLGLYPHVLQKVREELKNKGLLCKGNQDNKLDVEILEQLKYIGCVIKETLRLNPPVPGGFRVALKTFELNGYQIPKGWNVIYSICDTHDVADIFTNKEEFNPDRFLLPHPEDASRFSFIPFGGGLRSCVGKEFAKILLKIFTVELARHCDWQLLNGPPTMKTSPTVYPVDDLPARFTRFQGEI is encoded by the exons ATGGGGCTCCCGGCACTGCTGGCCAGCGCGCTCTGCACCTTCGTGCTACCGCTGCTGCTCTTCCTGGCCGCGATCAAGCTCTGGGACTTGTACTGCGTGAGCAGCCGGGACCGCAGCTCTGCCCTCCCTTTGCCTCCCGGAACGATGGGCTTCCCCTTCTTTGGggaaacactgcagatggtgctacAG CGAAGGAAGTTCCTGCAGATGAAGCGCAGGAAATACGGCTTCATCTACAAGACGCATCTGTTCGGGCGGCCCACGGTGCGGGTGATGGGAGCGGACAACGTGCGGCGCATTTTGCTCGGAGAGCACCGGCTGGTGTCGGTCCACTGGCCCGCGTCAGTGCGCACCATCCTGGGTTCTGGGTGCCTCTCTAACCTGCACGACTCCTCGCACAAGCAACGcaagaag GTGATTATGCAGGCCTTCAGCCGCGAGGCGCTTCAGTGCTACGTGCCAGTGATCGCCGAGGAAGTGGGCAACTACTTGGAGCAGTGGCTGGGCTGTGGCGAGCGCGGCCTCCTGGTCTATCCCCAGGTGAAGCGCCTTATGTTCCGCATCGCCATGCGCATCCTGCTGGGCTGCGAGTCCCGAGTGGCGAGTGGCGGGGAAGACGAGCAGCAGCTGGTAGAGGCCTTCGAGGAAATGACCCGCAATCTCTTCTCGTTGCCCATAGACGTGCCCTTCAGCGGGCTGTACCGG GGCCTGAAGGCGCGCGACCTCATCCACGCGCGCATCGAGGAGAACATTCGCGCCAAGATCCGCAGGCTGCGGGCGGCGGAGGCGGGCGGGGGCTGCAAAGATGCCCTGCAGCTGTTGATTGAGCACTcgtgggagagaggagagaagctgGACATGCAG GCATTAAAGCAATCTTCAACAGAACTCCTCTTTGGAGGTCATGAAACCACGGCCAGTGCAGCTACGTCTCTGATCACTTACTTGGGGCTCTACCCACATGTTCTCCAGAAAGTTCGAGAGGAGCTGAAGAATAAG GGTTTACTTTGCAAAGGCAATCAAGACAACAAGTTGGACGTGGAAATTTTGGAACAGCTTAAGTACATTGGGTGTGTTATTAAAGAGACCCTTCGACTGAACCCCCCAGTTCCAGGAGGGTTTCGGGTTGCCCTTAAGACTTTTGAATTAAAT GGATACCAGATTCCCAAAGGCTGGAATGTAATCTACAGTATCTGCGATACTCATGATGTCGCTGATATCTTCACCAACAAGGAGGAATTCAATCCTGACCGCTTTCTGCTGCCTCACCCAGAGGATGCATCCAGGTTCAGCTTCATTCCATTTGGAGGAGGCCTTAGGAGCTGTGTAGGCAAAGAGTTTGCAAAAattcttctcaaaatatttacAGTGGAGCTGGCCAGGCATTGTGACTGGCAGCTTCTAAATGGACCTCCTACAATGAAAACGAGTCCCACTGTGTATCCTGTGGATGATCTCCCGGCCAGGTTCACCCGTTTCCAGGGGGAAATCTGA
- the CYP26C1 gene encoding cytochrome P450 26C1: MLPWGLSCLSVLGAVGTALLGAGLLLSLAQHLWTLRWTLSRDRASALPLPKGSMGWPFFGETLHWLVQGSRFHSSRRERYGTVFKTHLLGRPVIRVSGAENVRTILLGEHRLVRSQWPQSAHILLGSHTLLSAVGEPHRQRRKILARAFSRAALERYVPRLQGALRREVRSWCAARRPVAVYEAAKALTFRMAARILLGLRLDEAQCSELARTFEQFVENLFSLPLDVPFSGLRKGIRARDQLHRHLEEAIVQKLLEDKAAVEPGDALDGIIHSTRELGHELSVQELKESAVELLFAAFFTTASASTSLVLLLLQHPAAIAKIQQELAAQGLGRACGCAPAASGGGAGPPPDCCCEPDLSLAALGHLRYVGCVVKEVLRLLPPVSGGYRTALRTFELDGYQIPKGWNVMYSIRDTHETAAVYRSPPEGFDPERFGTAGDEARGAAGRFHYIPFGGGARSCLGQELAQTVLQLLAVELVRTARWELATPAFPAMQTVPIVHPVDGLRLFFHPLASPAAQDGQRL, encoded by the exons ATGTTACCCTGGGGGCTGAGCTGCCTGTCCGTGCTGGGGGCGGTGGGCACCGCGCTCCTGGGCGCGGGCCTGCTACTCAGCCTGGCGCAGCACCTCTGGACCCTCCGCTGGACGCTGAGTCGGGACCGAGCCtctgccctgcccctgcccaaAGGCTCCATGGGCTGGCCCTTCTTCGGGGAAACGCTGCACTGGTTAGTTCAG GGTTCTCGCTTCCACAGCTCCCGCAGGGAGCGCTACGGGACGGTGTTCAAGACGCACCTGCTGGGCAGGCCAGTGATCCGCGTGAGCGGCGCCGAGAACGTGCGCACAATCCTGCTGGGCGAGCACCGCCTGGTGCGCAGCCAGTGGCCGCAGAGTGCGCACATCCTTCTGGGCTCGCACACACTGCTCAGCGCGGTTGGAGAGCCGCACCGGCAGCGGCGTAAG ATCCTGGCTCGAGCGTTCAGCCGTGCGGCGCTGGAGCGCTACGTGCCTCGCCTGCAGGGGGCGCTGCGGCGGGAGGTGCGCTCCTGGTGCGCGGCCCGCAGGCCGGTCGCTGTCTATGAGGCCGCTAAAGCGCTCACCTTCCGCATGGCCGCGCGCATTCTGCTGGGGCTACGGCTAGACGAGGCGCAGTGCTCCGAGCTGGCCCGGACCTTCGAGCAGTTCGTGGAGAACCTCTTCTCGCTGCCCCTCGATGTGCCTTTCAGCGGCCTGCGCAAG GGCATTCGGGCGCGGGACCAGCTGCATCGGCACCTGGAGGAGGCCATTGTGCAGAAGCTTCTTGAAGACAAGGCTGCTGTGGAGCCAGGCGATGCCCTCGATGGGATCATCCACAGCACTAGGGAACTGGGCCATGAGCTCTCAGTGCAGGAACTGAAG GAGTCAGCTGTGGAGCTCCTCTTCGCCGCCTTCTTCACCACGGCCAGTGCCAGCACGTCCCTCGTCCTGCTACTCCTGCAGCACCCCGCAGCCATCGCCAAGATCCAGCAGGAGCTGGCGGCACAGGGGCTGGGGCGCGCGTGCGGCTGCGCGCCGGCGGCCTCGGGGGGCGGCGCTGGGCCCCCGCCCGACTGCTGTTGCGAGCCCGACCTCAGCCTGGCGGCGCTGGGCCACCTGCGCTACGTCGGCTGCGTGGTCAAGGAGGTGCTGCGCCTCCTGCCGCCGGTGTCCGGGGGCTACAGGACAGCCCTGCGCACCTTCGAGCTCGAC GGCTACCAGATCCCCAAGGGGTGGAACGTGATGTACAGCATCCGAGACACGCACGAGACGGCCGCAGTGTACCGCAGCCCGCCGGAGGGCTTCGACCCAGAGCGCTTCGGCACTGCGGGCGACGAAGCGCGGGGCGCCGCCGGCCGCTTTCACTACATCCCTTTCGGCGGCGGTGCGCGCAGCTGTCTTGGCCAGGAGCTGGCGCAGACCGTGCTCCAGCTGCTCGCGGTGGAGCTGGTGCGCACGGCGCGCTGGGAACTGGCCACGCCTGCCTTCCCCGCCATGCAGACCGTGCCCATCGTGCACCCGGTGGACGGGCTACGGCTCTTTTTCCACCCTCTTGCGTCTCCGGCGGCGCAGGATGGGCAACGCCTCTGA